From Candidatus Kaelpia aquatica, the proteins below share one genomic window:
- the plsX gene encoding phosphate acyltransferase PlsX encodes MKAKIAIDAMGGDFAPAACVQGAQLALEETPNIEIYLVGRSSEISSLIKGRGDGIYIVDAKEVITMDEAPALSVRRKKDSSINRAMGMLKNREADVFIGAGNTGAVVCAATMILRTLPGVERPGIAIIFPTVKGFSLMIDVGANIDPKPLHLFQYGLMGAAYAELILDKKNPSLGLLNIGEEESKGTEFMKIVNTLLKEGAANYIGNIEGRDIFFGKCDVVVADGFVGNVALKVSESVAMATAALLKKHIKQSILSRLGALLMLPALKKMKRDMDYTEYGGAPLLGVDGNVIICHGSSSSKAIKNSIKVAKEMVDIDLREKIRDRIASVQIGEIR; translated from the coding sequence ATGAAAGCTAAGATTGCAATAGATGCAATGGGAGGGGATTTTGCCCCTGCGGCCTGTGTCCAGGGTGCTCAGCTGGCCTTGGAAGAGACTCCTAATATCGAAATCTATCTTGTTGGCCGGTCTTCTGAGATTTCCTCTCTTATTAAAGGAAGAGGGGATGGTATTTATATTGTTGATGCTAAAGAAGTTATCACTATGGATGAAGCTCCTGCGCTTAGTGTGAGGAGGAAGAAAGATTCTTCTATAAATAGAGCCATGGGGATGCTTAAAAACAGAGAAGCCGACGTCTTTATAGGTGCAGGTAATACAGGAGCTGTTGTCTGTGCTGCAACTATGATCCTACGTACTTTACCAGGGGTTGAGAGACCAGGTATTGCAATAATATTTCCAACTGTCAAAGGGTTCTCATTGATGATAGATGTAGGAGCCAATATTGACCCCAAGCCGCTTCATCTTTTCCAGTATGGGCTTATGGGGGCAGCTTATGCTGAGCTGATATTAGATAAAAAGAATCCCAGTCTTGGATTGCTTAATATAGGAGAAGAGGAGTCAAAGGGAACTGAGTTTATGAAGATAGTAAACACTCTTCTTAAGGAAGGAGCTGCTAATTACATAGGCAATATAGAAGGCAGAGATATATTTTTCGGTAAATGTGATGTTGTTGTAGCAGATGGGTTTGTGGGCAATGTTGCCTTAAAAGTATCTGAGTCGGTTGCTATGGCTACTGCAGCATTGCTTAAAAAGCATATAAAGCAAAGTATTTTGTCTAGGTTGGGAGCATTACTGATGCTGCCTGCCTTAAAGAAGATGAAGCGGGATATGGACTATACAGAGTATGGCGGTGCTCCGCTTTTAGGTGTAGATGGCAATGTTATTATATGTCATGGCTCTTCTTCCAGTAAGGCTATTAAGAACTCTATCAAAGTTGCCAAAGAGATGGTTGATATAGACTTAAGAGAGAAGATCAGAGACAGAATAGCTTCGGTGCAAATAGGGGAGATAAGATGA
- a CDS encoding beta-ketoacyl-ACP synthase III gives MNVGIVGWGFYVPDRVLSNADLEKMVDTTDEWITTRTGIKTRRIAGDDMAVSDMGAEAGSKALEKAGLSPGDIDLIVVATITSDMSFPSSACFVQKKLKAENAVCFDISAACSGFIYAMDVARGLMSSSGYKNALVIGSEKLSMIADWEDRNTCVLFGDGAGAVVLSEVESGGFLSSYLGADGSKDELLYLPGGGSRNPATHKTVDEKLHCLKMKGNELFKIAVKIMASSAEIVLEKAGLDKTDVKRLIPHQANSRIIWATAKMLGLKKEQVFVNIGRYGNMSSASGAVALCEVLDLKDINKDDILLLVAFGGGLTWGATVIKVS, from the coding sequence ATGAATGTAGGTATTGTCGGCTGGGGTTTCTATGTCCCAGATAGAGTACTTAGCAATGCTGATTTAGAGAAGATGGTTGATACAACAGATGAGTGGATAACAACAAGGACTGGTATTAAGACAAGAAGGATTGCAGGAGATGATATGGCGGTTAGCGATATGGGTGCTGAAGCCGGGAGCAAGGCCTTGGAGAAAGCAGGGCTCTCTCCAGGAGATATTGATCTTATCGTAGTTGCCACTATAACTTCGGATATGTCTTTTCCTTCCAGCGCCTGCTTTGTGCAGAAAAAATTAAAGGCAGAGAATGCAGTCTGTTTTGATATCAGTGCGGCTTGCTCTGGGTTTATATATGCAATGGATGTTGCAAGAGGTTTGATGTCTAGCTCAGGCTATAAAAATGCTTTGGTTATTGGATCTGAGAAGTTATCAATGATAGCTGACTGGGAGGATAGAAATACCTGCGTTTTATTCGGAGATGGAGCTGGAGCTGTTGTATTGTCAGAAGTAGAGAGCGGCGGTTTTTTAAGCAGTTACTTAGGTGCAGACGGCAGTAAAGATGAGCTGCTCTATCTTCCTGGAGGCGGATCTAGAAATCCTGCAACTCATAAGACTGTGGATGAGAAACTACACTGTCTTAAGATGAAGGGAAATGAGCTTTTTAAAATTGCAGTTAAGATTATGGCTAGCTCTGCAGAGATAGTGCTTGAAAAGGCTGGTCTAGATAAAACAGACGTCAAACGGCTTATTCCTCATCAGGCTAACTCTAGAATAATATGGGCTACGGCCAAGATGCTTGGATTAAAAAAAGAACAGGTATTTGTCAATATAGGTAGATATGGTAATATGTCCAGTGCTTCAGGTGCTGTTGCTCTTTGTGAGGTTTTGGATTTAAAAGATATAAATAAAGATGATATATTGCTCTTGGTTGCGTTTGGTGGTGGCCTTACTTGGGGTGCGACTGTAATCAAGGTTAGCTAG